A single genomic interval of Flavihumibacter rivuli harbors:
- the pyrH gene encoding UMP kinase yields the protein MEPKYKRILLKLSGEALMGKSDDGYEPLSPATIAQYAKEIKAVAEAGVEVALVIGGGNIYRGMNEAETGIERAHGDYMGMLATVINGMALQAGLEKEGVFTRLQSAIKMEQIAEPYIRRRAMRHLEKHRVVIFGAGTGNPYFTTDTAGSLRAIEIKADVILKGTRVDGIYTADPEKDPAATKYETISFRDCINKNLKVMDMTAFTLCMENNLPIIVFDMNKPGNLMKVVMGENVGTLVRG from the coding sequence ATGGAGCCAAAGTACAAGCGAATTCTTTTAAAACTTTCCGGTGAAGCATTAATGGGGAAGAGTGATGATGGATATGAGCCGCTGAGCCCGGCCACCATTGCGCAATATGCGAAGGAGATCAAGGCAGTGGCGGAAGCCGGTGTGGAAGTAGCCCTGGTGATCGGCGGCGGAAATATTTACCGCGGTATGAACGAGGCTGAAACCGGTATCGAAAGGGCCCATGGTGATTATATGGGCATGCTGGCCACTGTTATCAACGGGATGGCCCTGCAGGCCGGACTGGAAAAGGAAGGTGTTTTTACCCGCCTTCAAAGCGCTATTAAGATGGAACAGATCGCTGAACCCTATATACGCCGCCGTGCGATGCGTCACCTCGAGAAGCACCGTGTGGTGATCTTCGGGGCAGGAACGGGTAACCCCTATTTCACGACAGATACTGCGGGGTCCCTGCGTGCCATCGAGATCAAGGCCGACGTGATCCTGAAAGGAACCAGGGTAGATGGTATTTACACCGCTGATCCTGAAAAGGATCCTGCTGCTACAAAATATGAGACCATCTCTTTCCGCGATTGTATCAATAAAAACCTCAAGGTGATGGATATGACCGCCTTCACCCTCTGTATGGAAAATAACCTCCCCATTATCGTGTTCGACATGAACAAACCCGGCAACCTGATGAAGGTGGTGATGGGCGAGAATGTGGGAACGTTGGTGAGAGGATAG
- a CDS encoding ABC transporter ATP-binding protein, protein MEAIIRIQDLFKNYGTQQVLKGINLEVFPGQVIGYIGPNGAGKSTTVKILCGLLQDYEGKVTVKGIDMQKDPVAIKKVIGYVPESAELYDVLTPMEFLRFMAGLYQLPEALAKERITRMLTAFGLGDHLHQRMDTFSKGMKQKVLLTSGILHNPDIIFLDEPLSGLDANSVIIVKELISKLASEGKTIFYCSHMMDVVEKVSDRIVLINQGQIIADGSFDALQEQMGRQSLENMFAKLTASDSLHQAANELVQAFGSQPLQTGSTHE, encoded by the coding sequence ATGGAAGCAATCATCAGGATCCAGGACCTTTTTAAAAACTATGGTACGCAACAGGTGCTGAAGGGCATCAACCTCGAGGTATTTCCCGGCCAGGTGATCGGTTATATCGGTCCAAATGGTGCTGGCAAGAGTACTACTGTGAAGATCCTTTGCGGACTCTTACAGGACTATGAAGGAAAGGTCACCGTAAAGGGTATCGATATGCAAAAAGACCCGGTGGCCATCAAGAAGGTCATTGGCTATGTGCCCGAGTCCGCAGAATTGTATGATGTCCTCACGCCCATGGAATTCCTCCGCTTCATGGCTGGACTTTACCAGCTGCCTGAAGCACTGGCGAAGGAAAGGATCACCCGCATGCTCACTGCCTTCGGCCTGGGTGACCACCTGCACCAAAGGATGGATACTTTCAGCAAGGGGATGAAACAGAAAGTATTGCTGACCTCGGGTATCCTGCATAACCCTGATATCATTTTTCTCGATGAACCCCTGAGCGGATTGGATGCCAATAGTGTGATCATCGTCAAGGAACTGATCTCCAAACTGGCTTCGGAAGGCAAGACCATCTTTTACTGCAGCCATATGATGGATGTGGTGGAGAAGGTGAGCGACAGGATCGTACTCATCAACCAGGGACAGATCATTGCAGACGGCAGTTTCGATGCCCTGCAAGAGCAGATGGGACGCCAGAGCCTGGAGAATATGTTCGCGAAACTCACGGCCAGCGATAGCCTCCACCAGGCCGCCAATGAACTGGTACAGGCATTCGGATCACAACCCCTTCAAACAGGTAGTACCCATGAATAG
- the tsf gene encoding translation elongation factor Ts: MSTVTITAADINKLRQATGAGMMDCRKALTETNGDFEAAIDWLRKKGAKVAALRSDREAKEGVVLAKTTADNKTGIAICVSCETDFVSKNADFVAFAQSIMDAAIANNVTSVEELNNVAINGAKIADLVNDKLASIGEKIGISKFERIDADYVASYIHGANRMGVLVGLNKEAAEAGKDVAMQIAAMNPVAVDADNVPAEIVAREKAIITETVAADPKMAGKPAEMIEKIAAGKLNAFFKEQTLLAQAFVKDGGLSVADYLKSVSADLKVTGFKRVALG; this comes from the coding sequence ATGTCAACTGTAACTATTACAGCCGCTGATATCAACAAACTGCGCCAGGCTACCGGTGCCGGTATGATGGATTGCCGTAAGGCCCTGACCGAGACCAACGGTGATTTCGAAGCTGCTATCGACTGGTTGCGTAAGAAAGGTGCTAAGGTTGCTGCCCTGCGTAGCGATCGTGAAGCGAAAGAAGGTGTTGTTCTGGCTAAGACCACTGCCGATAACAAGACCGGTATCGCTATCTGTGTTAGCTGTGAGACTGACTTCGTGAGCAAGAATGCTGACTTCGTAGCTTTCGCCCAAAGCATCATGGATGCCGCTATCGCCAACAACGTTACTTCTGTTGAAGAACTGAATAACGTTGCGATCAACGGTGCCAAGATCGCTGACCTGGTGAACGATAAGCTTGCCTCTATCGGTGAGAAGATCGGTATCTCCAAGTTCGAGCGCATCGATGCTGATTATGTTGCCTCTTATATCCACGGTGCAAACCGCATGGGTGTTCTGGTTGGCCTGAACAAGGAAGCTGCTGAAGCTGGTAAGGATGTTGCCATGCAGATCGCTGCCATGAACCCTGTTGCCGTTGACGCTGACAACGTTCCTGCTGAGATCGTAGCCCGTGAAAAGGCGATCATCACTGAGACCGTTGCCGCTGATCCCAAGATGGCTGGTAAGCCTGCAGAGATGATCGAGAAGATCGCTGCCGGTAAACTGAACGCCTTCTTCAAGGAGCAAACCCTGTTGGCCCAGGCCTTCGTTAAGGATGGTGGCCTGAGTGTTGCTGATTACCTGAAGAGCGTTAGCGCTGACCTGAAGGTAACAGGCTTCAAGCGTGTTGCCCTCGGATAA
- the rpsB gene encoding 30S ribosomal protein S2, with protein sequence MENNTSLQQQLLEAGVHFGHLKKKWNPKMLPYIFAEKKGIHIIDLNKTTESLQEAAAALKAIARSGKKVMFVGTKKQAKEIATQCAQRVNMPYVTERWLGGMLTNFNTVRKSVKKMQSIEKMLNDGTFDNITKKERLTLTRDKEKMEKVLGGIAQLGRVPAALFLIDIGHEHIALAEAKRLGITTFGMVDTNCDPNKVDFPIPANDDATKSIAIIVEYITAAIAEGLAERQAAKEEEVEENSDENEKRAARLEAEAQAEAARGGRGRGTAGGPGGAPKRRVPNSPKRTSAR encoded by the coding sequence ATGGAAAATAACACTTCATTACAGCAACAACTGCTCGAAGCCGGTGTACATTTCGGTCACCTCAAGAAGAAGTGGAACCCCAAGATGTTGCCTTACATCTTCGCTGAGAAGAAAGGTATTCACATCATTGACCTGAACAAGACTACTGAAAGCCTGCAGGAAGCTGCGGCTGCCCTGAAGGCTATTGCCCGCAGCGGTAAGAAAGTAATGTTCGTAGGTACCAAGAAGCAGGCTAAGGAAATTGCTACCCAGTGTGCCCAGCGCGTTAACATGCCCTATGTTACCGAGCGTTGGTTGGGTGGTATGCTTACCAACTTCAACACTGTTCGTAAGAGCGTTAAGAAGATGCAGAGCATCGAGAAAATGCTGAACGACGGTACTTTCGATAACATCACCAAGAAGGAGCGCCTGACCCTGACCCGTGATAAGGAGAAGATGGAAAAGGTTCTGGGTGGTATCGCCCAGCTGGGTCGTGTACCTGCTGCCCTGTTCCTGATCGACATCGGTCATGAGCACATCGCCCTGGCTGAAGCCAAGCGTCTGGGTATCACAACCTTCGGTATGGTAGATACCAACTGCGATCCTAACAAGGTTGATTTCCCGATCCCTGCAAACGATGACGCTACCAAGAGTATCGCTATCATCGTAGAATATATCACTGCCGCTATCGCTGAAGGTCTGGCTGAGCGTCAGGCTGCTAAGGAAGAAGAAGTAGAAGAGAACAGCGATGAGAACGAAAAGCGCGCAGCACGCCTTGAAGCTGAAGCCCAGGCTGAAGCCGCTCGTGGTGGTCGTGGCCGCGGAACTGCCGGTGGTCCCGGTGGTGCCCCCAAGCGTCGCGTACCCAACAGCCCCAAGCGTACCAGCGCCCGCTAA